A region from the Candidatus Electrothrix scaldis genome encodes:
- the thiE gene encoding thiamine phosphate synthase: MNKNRLLDANINRSAEGLRVLEDIARFSLDNQRLSSAIRSLRHRVRDLFKGREHSLLSARNSAADVGQTTSQLDTSSDQRNGLRDTVLSNFKRVQEASRTIEEILKTQGEYRTGKMVEELRFSVYELEAELMSFFRRQLPAGIYGILGEKFSLGRSNVQVAQEMVDAGIAVLQYREKLKDKSIKAIYEECLAIRQITRDAGVPFIINDYADIALMVEADGIHQGQDDIPIKALRKIAPDMILGCSTHSPEQACQAIADGADYIGVGPIFTTQTKEDVCAAVGLEYLDYVATHHDIPFVAIGGIKRNNLAQVLERGAKTVCLVTEIIGAEDIGKRIKEIQEIFNAGEEI, translated from the coding sequence ATGAATAAAAACAGATTACTTGACGCCAATATTAACCGTTCTGCTGAAGGCCTACGGGTTTTAGAGGATATTGCCCGCTTCAGTCTTGATAATCAAAGGCTGTCTTCAGCCATCCGCAGCCTGCGTCACCGGGTGAGGGACCTGTTCAAAGGGCGGGAACATTCCCTGTTGTCGGCCAGAAACTCAGCTGCTGATGTGGGTCAAACCACCTCGCAGTTAGATACAAGCTCGGATCAGCGAAACGGACTCAGAGATACTGTGCTCTCTAACTTTAAGCGTGTGCAGGAGGCGAGCAGGACCATAGAGGAAATACTCAAGACCCAGGGGGAATATAGAACCGGTAAGATGGTAGAGGAATTGCGTTTTTCTGTGTACGAGCTTGAAGCTGAATTGATGTCTTTTTTCAGACGTCAGCTACCAGCCGGAATTTACGGTATCCTGGGCGAAAAGTTTTCCCTGGGACGCAGCAATGTACAGGTGGCTCAGGAGATGGTGGATGCCGGAATTGCCGTGCTCCAGTACCGGGAAAAACTCAAAGACAAGAGCATTAAGGCTATTTACGAAGAATGTCTGGCCATTCGCCAGATTACCCGCGATGCAGGGGTTCCATTTATCATCAACGATTATGCCGATATCGCCCTGATGGTGGAGGCGGACGGGATACACCAGGGGCAGGATGATATTCCTATCAAGGCCCTCCGCAAAATTGCCCCGGATATGATTCTCGGCTGCTCCACCCATTCCCCAGAGCAGGCCTGCCAGGCCATTGCTGACGGTGCTGATTATATCGGGGTGGGCCCCATCTTCACCACCCAAACCAAAGAAGATGTCTGTGCGGCTGTGGGTCTGGAGTATCTGGACTATGTGGCCACGCATCATGATATTCCCTTTGTCGCCATCGGCGGCATAAAACGTAATAACCTCGCCCAGGTGCTGGAGCGGGGAGCAAAGACCGTCTGTCTGGTCACGGAGATCATTGGAGCCGAGGATATCGGGAAACGGATAAAAGAAATTCAGGAAATTTTTAACGCAGGAGAAGAGATATGA
- a CDS encoding DUF2007 domain-containing protein codes for MKKVYIARDIAELYYVKGLVESQGIACKVINENLYSLRGELPVTEETAPTLCILDDSQFAAAREVIADYEKANRETSTDTANWVCKACGEESEGQFSECWNCLTPRT; via the coding sequence ATGAAAAAGGTCTATATCGCCCGGGATATTGCGGAACTCTATTACGTGAAAGGACTTGTGGAATCTCAAGGCATTGCCTGTAAGGTGATCAATGAGAACCTCTACTCTTTGCGTGGTGAACTGCCAGTAACAGAAGAAACCGCACCAACGCTCTGCATACTTGACGACTCGCAATTTGCAGCAGCCCGTGAAGTTATTGCTGATTATGAAAAGGCAAACAGAGAAACAAGCACCGATACAGCAAACTGGGTATGCAAGGCCTGCGGCGAGGAATCTGAAGGACAATTCTCTGAGTGCTGGAACTGCCTCACCCCTCGAACCTAA
- a CDS encoding cupin domain-containing protein: MTSNDIILLLNLEAHPTEGGYFRRTYESALSCNTEHGSRMLLTSIYYMLTQDNPGGFLHRNKSDIIHYHHLGASIKYTIVSPDGVLSEKILGSDIRNGESLQLLVPGGWWKASRLCEGKANYGLVSEAVSPGFEYADNDIATEERIQQLFPDIKPALDQYIKPSP, from the coding sequence ATGACATCGAACGACATCATTCTCCTCCTCAATCTTGAAGCCCACCCCACCGAAGGCGGTTATTTCCGCAGAACCTACGAGTCCGCCCTGTCGTGCAACACGGAACACGGCAGCAGAATGCTCCTGACCTCCATCTATTACATGCTAACCCAGGATAATCCGGGAGGATTCCTGCATAGAAATAAATCAGACATCATTCATTATCACCATCTCGGCGCATCGATAAAATACACCATCGTCTCACCAGACGGTGTGCTTTCTGAGAAAATTCTCGGATCTGATATCAGAAATGGCGAGTCCCTGCAATTACTGGTTCCCGGCGGTTGGTGGAAGGCATCACGGCTCTGCGAGGGTAAAGCCAACTATGGGCTGGTCAGCGAGGCTGTCTCGCCGGGTTTTGAGTATGCAGATAATGACATCGCCACAGAAGAGCGGATTCAGCAGCTTTTTCCAGATATAAAGCCAGCACTGGATCAGTATATCAAACCATCGCCATAG
- a CDS encoding M15 family metallopeptidase, with protein MKIFKSYLLLLSTILAFSGSTICHANEIEKKFIAAGLVDIQTIDKSIKVDLVNSDPDKNYFRENFYHGLNKAYLRREVANKLSLAQKYLKSEHPEFSILIMDAARPRRVSQLMYDKMKGTKFEKFVANPNKGSMHNYGIAVDVTIMDGNDKKIDMGFTPFYKNTLSIYWGYAKLKMFDLSEEQKKNRKLLSAIMKKAGFFPLSYEWWHFNGLPKDLARKKYKIIE; from the coding sequence ATGAAAATTTTCAAATCATATCTATTGCTTTTAAGTACAATTCTTGCTTTTTCTGGAAGCACAATTTGTCATGCAAATGAGATTGAAAAAAAGTTCATTGCAGCAGGGCTTGTTGATATTCAGACTATTGATAAATCGATAAAAGTCGACCTTGTAAATTCTGATCCTGATAAAAACTACTTTAGGGAAAATTTTTATCATGGCCTTAACAAAGCCTATCTCCGTAGAGAAGTTGCCAACAAATTATCACTGGCTCAAAAATATTTAAAATCAGAACACCCCGAATTTTCAATTTTGATTATGGATGCTGCTCGTCCAAGACGAGTATCTCAACTTATGTATGATAAAATGAAGGGCACCAAGTTTGAAAAATTTGTTGCCAATCCTAATAAAGGATCAATGCATAATTACGGTATCGCTGTTGATGTAACAATAATGGACGGGAATGATAAAAAAATTGATATGGGATTTACGCCTTTTTATAAAAATACCCTTTCAATCTACTGGGGTTATGCGAAACTCAAGATGTTTGACCTTAGCGAAGAACAAAAAAAGAACCGGAAACTTCTTTCGGCAATAATGAAAAAGGCTGGTTTTTTCCCTTTAAGTTATGAATGGTGGCACTTTAACGGATTACCCAAGGATCTTGCCCGAAAAAAATACAAAATAATAGAATAG
- a CDS encoding YdiU family protein, whose product MINFNNTYSKLPERFFRRNKPANFPEPKLLAFNSELAAELKIAGPVSGMENRAEESGYTDDDLAQIFSGQKILPGSEPLSQAYAGVQFGQPVPELGDGRAHYLGETNGFELQLKGSGRTAFSRGGDGRSSLGPVIREYLVSEAMAALGVPTTRALAAVRTGEEVVRQFGPEPGGVFTRVAPTHVRVGTFQYFAFKNDLEAIEILLKYVIERFYPELENLPVADQCLGLLQALTCRQAELIAHWKSLGFIHGVMNTDNFSVIGITIDYGPCAFMDQFSYDKVFSSIDQGGRYSYANQTAIAKWNLFRLADCFVPLVHDDEAQSVQLLSAALEEKLEMFEKAENETMTAKLGLPPGSEQTEVVHFFLAYCEKEQLDFTLAFRKLPELYSGQTDFFPQTTELAVFIEQWKAHKPDVEQLHTVNPLIIPRNHQVERVIQSCYQGDDEPFFQMLEAGKKPFEKNEAFAEFAIPPQENEIVRQTYCGT is encoded by the coding sequence ATGATTAATTTCAATAACACGTATTCAAAACTTCCAGAAAGATTTTTCAGGCGCAATAAGCCTGCCAATTTTCCAGAACCAAAACTGTTGGCCTTTAACTCCGAGCTTGCCGCTGAGTTGAAAATTGCCGGTCCAGTTTCTGGAATGGAAAACAGAGCTGAAGAAAGTGGATACACAGATGATGACCTCGCTCAAATTTTCTCAGGCCAGAAAATCCTTCCCGGCTCAGAACCCTTATCCCAGGCTTATGCTGGCGTTCAATTTGGTCAACCAGTTCCAGAATTAGGAGACGGACGAGCCCATTATCTTGGAGAAACCAACGGGTTTGAATTACAGCTCAAAGGTTCCGGGCGGACAGCGTTCTCCAGAGGCGGAGACGGTCGTTCCTCACTTGGTCCGGTCATCAGAGAATACCTGGTGAGTGAAGCAATGGCAGCCCTGGGAGTGCCGACCACCCGTGCTCTGGCAGCAGTGCGAACAGGTGAGGAGGTCGTTCGCCAGTTCGGTCCGGAACCGGGAGGAGTCTTTACCCGAGTTGCCCCCACGCATGTGAGGGTCGGCACCTTTCAGTATTTTGCTTTTAAAAATGATTTAGAAGCCATAGAAATATTGCTGAAGTACGTTATTGAGCGTTTCTATCCAGAACTTGAGAATTTACCAGTAGCTGATCAATGTCTAGGATTGTTACAAGCGCTTACGTGCAGGCAGGCAGAACTGATTGCACACTGGAAGTCACTGGGGTTCATTCATGGAGTGATGAACACTGATAACTTTTCAGTTATCGGGATTACAATCGACTATGGTCCCTGCGCGTTCATGGATCAATTTTCATACGATAAGGTGTTCAGCTCCATTGATCAGGGCGGCAGGTATAGCTACGCGAATCAAACAGCTATTGCCAAGTGGAATCTTTTCCGGCTGGCAGATTGCTTTGTTCCATTGGTTCACGATGATGAAGCGCAATCTGTGCAGCTTCTCTCCGCAGCGTTGGAAGAAAAACTGGAAATGTTCGAAAAGGCTGAAAATGAAACGATGACAGCAAAATTGGGATTGCCACCAGGGTCTGAACAGACAGAGGTGGTTCATTTTTTCTTAGCGTATTGCGAAAAGGAACAATTGGACTTCACCTTAGCGTTCAGAAAACTACCGGAACTCTATTCCGGTCAAACAGATTTTTTCCCGCAAACAACAGAGCTTGCTGTGTTCATTGAACAATGGAAAGCGCATAAGCCGGATGTTGAACAATTGCATACCGTAAATCCGCTGATCATTCCCCGCAATCATCAGGTAGAACGGGTTATTCAGTCATGCTATCAGGGCGATGACGAGCCATTTTTCCAGATGCTCGAAGCTGGAAAAAAACCATTTGAGAAAAATGAAGCCTTTGCTGAGTTCGCCATACCACCCCAGGAAAATGAAATTGTGCGACAGACATACTGTGGGACCTGA
- a CDS encoding Rpn family recombination-promoting nuclease/putative transposase: MARKLISFDWAMKKLLRSKANFDILEGFLSELLKEDIHILEILESESNQDEQRDKFNRVDLKVRNRKDELMIIEVQYDREFDYLQRILFGTSKVLTEHLQEGDPYSAMVKVISVNILYFDLGQGTDYVYHGSTSFQGIHNQDILQLSKKQQALYQKQKVYQIFPEYYLIKVNSFNDIAKDTLDEWIYFLKNEEIKEEFQAKGLKKAKHELDIMKLPDNERRAYDRHREYLHYRASMFETSYTAAVLEGRAEGRVEGLKEGEQRGEKKKAVQVARKLLQAGTLDIKTIADMTELTEEEVRALQTDSDD, encoded by the coding sequence ATGGCACGAAAACTCATCAGCTTTGACTGGGCCATGAAAAAGCTCCTGCGGAGCAAGGCCAACTTCGACATCCTGGAAGGTTTTCTCAGTGAACTCCTGAAAGAGGATATCCATATCCTGGAAATCCTTGAGAGCGAAAGCAATCAGGACGAACAGCGGGACAAGTTCAACCGGGTGGACCTGAAGGTCAGAAACCGGAAAGATGAACTGATGATCATCGAAGTACAGTACGACCGCGAGTTTGATTACCTCCAACGTATCCTTTTCGGCACCTCCAAAGTCCTTACCGAGCATCTTCAGGAAGGTGATCCCTATTCCGCTATGGTCAAAGTAATCTCCGTGAACATCCTTTATTTCGATCTCGGTCAAGGAACAGACTATGTCTATCACGGCTCGACATCTTTCCAAGGCATTCATAATCAAGATATTCTTCAGCTATCGAAAAAGCAGCAGGCCCTGTATCAGAAACAGAAAGTCTATCAGATTTTCCCCGAATATTATCTGATCAAGGTGAACAGCTTCAACGATATTGCCAAAGACACCTTAGACGAATGGATATATTTCCTTAAAAATGAGGAGATAAAAGAGGAATTTCAGGCAAAAGGGCTAAAGAAAGCCAAGCACGAGCTTGATATCATGAAATTGCCTGATAACGAACGACGTGCTTATGACCGGCACCGGGAGTATCTGCATTACCGGGCAAGCATGTTTGAAACTTCCTATACTGCCGCTGTGTTAGAAGGAAGAGCGGAAGGGAGAGTGGAAGGTCTGAAAGAAGGAGAACAACGGGGAGAAAAGAAAAAAGCCGTGCAAGTCGCACGAAAGCTTCTTCAGGCTGGCACATTGGATATCAAAACCATTGCAGATATGACAGAACTGACAGAGGAAGAAGTCCGAGCTTTGCAAACAGATAGTGACGACTGA